Below is a window of Arabidopsis thaliana chromosome 2, partial sequence DNA.
GTTCtcaatcatcaaattcttgattttattgttcCTCTTATAGCCGTTGAGCTAAATCCCTGGTTTTAAGAAGTCTATGTACACAATGTtctaaaactgaaaaatatacaaatttttacttttttcactaaccacaaaattaaaaccaagTGTTAGTGTCACAAAATTTGTGATCCTTGAGAGATTTTGACGAGAGGTTTCCTAGTTGCAGACAAGAGGCAACATTGTTTGTGGATTGGACATAGAACACTTCTTCAAAACAACTGTCTCcaactttagtttttttttttttttttttgggttctgTTTCTCCACTTTTGGGTCCCTGTAACTACTTTttgctcttctctctctaaccCTACCTTTCACTTATtcctgtttttgtttttcttcaagaaaaaatgaaattgattATAAAGAGTGGAGGAGGACCAATCTCTCAATGTATGGATGGTCCATAAcgtttttaatttggatttttttgtgtaatttttggagattttattCTAACACGTGGCATGTGTGGGACGATCCAGACACTTCCACTTGCACTAGACACGACAATTCTTACCGAATAAATATCTTCACTAGATGCAAGATGCTTCAAGACTCAAGAGTACAGTATTAGATATAGTTTGGAGTACATAACCTTGTTGCTTTCATATGATAAATTTAGTGTTAGATCATTAACAATCTTTTCCCAAAATGgttaatggttaatggttaatggttaatagttttgcatatattttaaacaaataatacgTTATTCAaatttgcatatatttttctaactaTACTTAATTCCGTCTACGtacttgataaaaaaaaggcTTGTAGGAAGAATCTTGCGGTCTGTCTACTTGAGGAATAAGAAGGAATCAAAGAGGAAACAAGCTGAACATGGGAATTGGGAAGTCTGTGAAAGACTCTGGTTGACGTAGAGGTTTCATTCCAACCCTCAAAGCCGACGACTCCAACTTGATGCAGAAGGTTTTAAATACATGATAGGGTGGTAGTCGTCAACAAGAGTAGTTGATTAGGCTTATATCTTTTAGCCCACTCACTAATGGGCCTTGATAAATATGATTAGAGAGGCCCAAGTACGAAacaacagcaaaaaaaaaacgaagtcCATCATCTAAAGTAACACTCATATTCTCATTTACACATAAGAGTGATCAAAAGAGacacagaaataaaaatacttcgcttttatctaattttttttttccgttctaaacttttttttttctatttttttttctttcaaatcatatgatgatgattgatgatcAATGATGGATTCAGCTGAAGCTGtctgaaaatcaaaatctgcCTCATCTCCAAGAATCTCCGTCTGAGAATCTCTTGTTCCGACAAAAGCTGATTGTTGTCCGTACACATTAATGCGATGTTGTACAAAACAATTCGAAGCCGGTTTGCGAGTTCCCGGTTTTCTAAACCGAGACGATTTGCTTCGTCTTTTAAATTATCAATGTGTCTTTGTTTACGCATCCTCGACCGCTTCGCTGATTCTCGGTTTGATTCCATCCGTTTGCGTTTACGGTCGTCAGTCACCTGCAAAACCGACCGGTTCAATTTGTTCCGGTTATGATTCGTGGCGTTACTTCGGATTTTCGTGTTTTTTGAGTCCAATTCGTCGGATTGAGGACTCGGTACGCCGTGGAAAAGGTTGGAATCATCAGAACCGGAGTTAGTTTTGATGGAACCGATACACGATTCGTCAAAACCGTTAAAATCGGTGTTAATTTTGACAGAACCGGCATCGGATTCACCAGAACAAGGACTCGGTACGACCGGTTCGAGATGGATTGTAGAGAAGAGATCGGAGCAGTTCAATTCCCAAGGAGTGAATCCGGTCTGGAAATCCGATAATTGGTTAACCAAACCCGGTTCAGTAAAGGTAAAGGCCGGTACAGTAGACATCATAATGACcggtttaaaattgtttaattagagagaagagagagaagagaaggagaaaaggGAAGCATTGATTTGAAGGAGACTGGAATTTAAAGGAAAATTGGTAAGGgtattttggtaatttttgaaatactATGTATGACCGTATTTTATACGTATAACGACTTTTGAGTCATGTGGCACTATGTGGGGTTGGTATTATTTTTCAAGACCCAACTTTTATGATTTATATGaaagtagaaaaatattttgtgggACACCAATAGCCAATAGGACTCGTTTAAGGTCACtttctgaaaataaaaaagtgattaaaattgttaaaccAAATGTTTGTTATAGCttagtgatgaagaaacagtCCATATTTAACACATGCATTGTCCATTCATCTAATTTGTCGCCATTGTATTCAAATCTAGATTTAcaacagaacaaagaaaaagagagaagttcaaataaataaaataaatttgaggctcaaaaaaatgaatatggTGTCGTTGGTCGATTGATTTATATGTGTAGTTGGTGTAATTAGTGGTTGGACATGAAACAACTAACATAAAATTCAATCACAACGTtcgtttttggtttttatttcaatcaaaatttatctGATTTTAACTAAATCCAgctttttatttcatattgGTTCGtatcaaaaatgtttttttcttttccacaaAATGTTTGAGTAAGttgtttatatgattttagtatTTGAAAGGTACTTAGAGAATCTATATATTAGTTGGTACCTGGTGTAACTaccaaactaaaaataaataccgAATACTGATATATTTTCtcaatatgttattttttgtgtgttttttatCAATCGTGATAAagtaatttcaaaattaattggaattaaacaaaatatttatgtttaacgAAAAGCTATTTAAGAACGAAAGAGAATCTTATTTatctaacaaataaataaaagaaaaaataatcttatcaATGAATAATACGTCCAACaacaaattaatgatttttaaatacatttttgtgCTCTAAATTTTCGGTTAGTTAGTTTATTCGAAATAAGAAgataataaagaagagaaaaactatAGCAACGGCCACATGCCAAATCTTCAAAAGTAGTAAAGcagaaatatatttagaaaacttTTATTATATGGTTTGGTAGCATGTTAAATCAAACTTTAATCGCATAAAGATGTATCATTCAAATGCTTCCCACAttatctttttagttttaataatcacaacttctcttttattaaatatatatattgttgctATTATAGAATATAAGTAGGTGATTCTACGTATTTTTTAACGCATCAAGATTTACTATTGTCTAGCCCAATTTGttattgaaatatcaaatcgTGTAAATCTTGTTCAGAAACTTGCGTGGGCTCGAATTTGGATGTAGGGAGATAAAACTGGCATTAGGCTAGCTAATAggcaaaaataaaacaaaaaataagaaagactGAAATAAATGATATCATCAGTtcatgatttgatttgattttcatgCTCTAatgctaaatattttttcttgtgtcATTTTGATGAATTAGAGATGTccatctttattttaaaatcgtACATTGACGCAAAATCTTCgctaaaataaagaaaatataaaagtggcactgaaaatgttaataactttattatttggtttaaaattgGTCTTCCAACCtagataaaataattttatataaataatttttctctaATTGAAAGATCCTATGTAAACTAAACTGAATAAATACACACACATGGTTCTCACTCGAAGAAAACTCTTGGTCAGATTTTGGTTCACCATTCACTAAAATCTCTGGGTTGAGTCTATAAGTCtttcaaatccaacaaaaacaacattctccaaagaaattaaaagtaaCTTTTTAGTAGATCTTAAAAATATGTCCTCACAATTTCGTTATAACATATGTATGTATACAACcttttataaatcataaatcaacTTAAACCACAATGATAAGTACAACAAATTTATCCAAAGATATGATACtcatataatataaacatTGTATATGCATTTGTTGAGatatgatatatcatatatgtatatgtcatatttgatattcataaaaaaaaaaagtatagtATGATAATCACAATCAATATACTTTGTGCCCTCATTGAAAGCTAAATGTTAAGATCATCAAGCTTTGATGATCTTGATTACAACcatgttttattattgttaagcaaaagaccaaaatttttaatatcaaGTTTTCACCACCGTCACAAAGCGATCCTTTATGGTAAACTTCTATTTAACTCTAAAAATGTTGATGGTGTCCTTGGTTTCATCAGCGATAGTTTTGGTTAGTCTTAATGTTTCCTAAGTTAACATCGGTGTTATCTCTCCACGATCTTTGTTGGAAGACAAACCAACGTCCCACAtcaaaaaattagaaaataacatTCTAGTATATAATTACTTACATGAAAAGTCAACTAAAGCGTAAACATAGAAAACACTATCATAAAGTGCTATTAATATCTGTTTTTCGTATAGTGATTCAAGTCCAACTCAAAATTAGTTTGAGGTCTTTCGGGAAAATGTCCAAAAACAAATCCGTGCGAGCTTGAAATTTTTGTATAAAGTAGACAAGTTTACTTGGGTTTCGGGAGCCAACAATCTTGCCTTCAAACAACTTATTTGTAGTAGAGTTTTTGGTCGCTTTATATTGTCGCTAGCGATAATTTTCTGATCAAGCTTTACATCTTTGCTGGAGATTCAAATATCCAGTAGTTATCTTGAGTTTCACAAGAGAGAATTACACAAGTGTGTCAAAGACTAGCTATAGTAATTTTCGACTAGCTCACTCTTGAATCTCTTTTATTACAAACTAGGTAATTACCCGCtatattacaagaaaacacGGGTTTTCAAACTACAACATTAGTAGCAATATACTCGTTAAAGTAGAAGTCGACTATATTACGAGTAATAGCCTTAGTCGCTAATCCAGAGTCGCTAAACAAAATAGTCGTAACTTTAGTCGCTAAATGACCACTACGATACGACTAATACCCGCTGTCATAACATTAGTCATATTGTAGTCGTAAAATATAACGACTGAGTTACGATTGAATCACATAAATAACGAGTATCGTAGAGACTCCTCTGCGATTATTTAGCGACCACctagatgaaaaaaaattaataaaataagtagaataaaatgaaagtagtGCTTGGtacattattatgatttttatttattgaatgtttttgagaaaattcaTTTAAGAGTGAGATTAATGGAGaatttaacacaacaaaagacttttgattttttctcaattagtTTTGCTAGTTGAACCAATCCAACAAGTTAACTCACAAACCAATcaataatttcttattttattttatttttatgaagtttGGTGCATTAATTTATAGAAGCAACGAGACATGCATGGCTATGTCCTAGCGAACATAGAGTAGTAGTTTATACAAGTATACCAAAGCTAAACCAGTCTCgtgaactatatatatacgtcAACACCGAAACTTTGGAAATGTATAATACTTGTATAGTTAGTCTCTGTGTCTGATATTAAATTGTACATAAATTTCTTTATgattacagtttttttttcccccgATTTATTTGACACGGTTTgggttatatatatgattagtCACACACCGACTTGTAATATACTCTCCAATACACGCTTTTAAATTTGGTGCGTTCCAAACGGATGATAAGAACACCATGTCACACTAATCGGGTAGGGACGTCCACTAACCATATTGACAGTTGTATCAACTACAACTACACCATATATAACGGTAGATCCATTGCATTCGTGTGGAATCTATAGTGTTTATATTTGCATATATCATGTCAAATGATATTTTGCTAATGTAGGTAGGTGACGCCATAGAActtttgaatatattaatATGGAATCAATGCTTTTAAGAAGTGGATGGTGATTATCATTTATCACTCTATCATCCCACGTTTCATACACGCTGCGacttatattttgatttacttttcttatggGTTTGGTCCAATTCCACCGCTAAACACTATGCACAAGtgcaaacaaatatttaattaaattcaaCTTCCGATTTAATCGGTCATTCAAATGAGACTAATGAGTCCACCAAACTCCACAATTAGATAcccataaataaaatagaaaattcgAGGTTATCAACGTGCGATAAGATCCACTTTTTGGGttatataataactaaataaatgaacaaaacaaaaatagatttgactaaaatttggctataaataaatttgagtTTCAAAGAAGCCAAACCCGTCAACACATCTTCTTTAAGCATCTCTCTCCcttcaaagaaaatatcacaaaaatgGCAAACGTCTCCGCTTTGCTCACCATAGCTCTTCTCCTTTGCTCCACGCTAATGTGCACTGCCCGCCCCGAACCGGCCATCTCCATCTCTATCACGACTGCTGCCGATCCATGTAACATGGTTAGTCTGATTCACATGCCATGCATGAATCAATTTccatatataaacacaaaataacCAATATCAGAGcttctaaatttttaaaaatatttaacacaTCGAATAggtttaataaattttttgtaaTGTATGATGATTACTTTGgcaggagaagaagatagaaggAAAATTAGATGACATGCATATGGTAGACGAAAACTGTGGTGCAGACGACGAAGATTGCTTAATGAGGAGGACTTTGGTCGCTCATACTGATTACATCTATacccagaagaagaagcatcctTGATTTTCACTTACTCATTTCTAACAAACTTTTGCTCAAGATTATGTAATTTATGTCATCCTTAATTAGTATTTGTCACATACAAGATCAAGATAGTTATGATTgtgattatttatatgtattttggaTGATATATTGTAGAACTAGAAGTTTGACAATAAAAAGTTTATAGTGTCGTTGTATGTTTAAGAAGTTTGacaataaaaactttatagtGTTGTTGCATATATGTGTTGAAAACTcattaaaaacacacacacacatgaaGTACGcgtatatttataaataaactataaaattgaGAGTGGATTCATGGaatcttttttattgaaaatacaTGTTGGCTTGTTTGATTAGTTGAGAGACTGCTAAacatttatttcatataaCTAGCAAAGATCGATATATCGTCGTGTACACAAAAGTACTACTGTATATGTTTGATCGAATCTGAAGaaccaaatttatattttcagacTGATTGTGTATATGGTCTCGTAATATACAATCATATGATAATTAGCCATCACTAATGTAGTCATGTCTTTATGCTGAAAGAGTGTAGAGACTCTGCCGTCATAATGCAGCTGTTAACTACGAGAGCGAagctaaatatttttgaaaagctCCCACTTCAATCGAACGGAGGGAAAAACCTCTTGCGCATGGAATAGAGTAGTCAACAATCATTTGTAATTGTAATAGAAAAAACTAGTTTAATTAGAAATTGAGCATCAAATTTAAACAGCTCtgtaaaattttctaattgtaataagaaatttttgttatatctGTCTTAAAATATACACCAAAGGTAGACACAATATCTCCTACAAGTGCACATTCAACTTCTAGATATAGACAAAGTTCCAAActtataataagtttttttgcaAAGTTATTGGTTATAATTAAGTTTAATTGGTTTATCAATGGGTAAAGTATACAGTAAACTGATTAAACCTAGCTATGTGGGTTATAGATCTCGAACTATTTACTCGAAGTACATTAAGTTATAGAACTTTCATTTCGGAGAAAATAAggataaaacttttattttatagacaTATGAACTAGAGTTAAAATATATGAGCTCTATCTACTGATACTTTTTATGAGAAAATAGaccttttttctaaaattatctttgatgaaaattttgtttggtacTCCAACATGTGTACAAAAGTTGCGCTAGATCAAAACATATGTAAGTAACACAACTTATGACATTCTTGATTGcaaaattagttaaaatctagttgtttttatattattgttgacacaaaaaaaaatgtcagcATATGAAAGCCTCCGTCTGAAGCAGAAGGAACGACTCTGGtctaaaactctaaaaaccCTATCTTCTTCgttctaaacccaaaacacacacaaaacaaaatggtgCTACTTCTCCGATATCGATCCTTAACGATAAATCTCACTCCTCTAATACCCAAATCTCAAAAATTCCACACTCTCCAATCATTTCGTAACCCTAATTTCATCTCCATCCCAAAAATCTCAGCCTCCACGAAcaatccaacaacaacaacgaatCGGTCGATCTCCGACGCGACTAAATTCGCTAAGTCAGTGTTATTCATACCTCCTGGTGTAGAGATTGAGGAACTAACAGATGATATGGTTCTTCCGGGTTCAAATATCGTAATCGGACCTTTTGCGGGTCATTCACAAATCAAAGAAGTTGAATTTGTTAAAAGTAGTGCTCGTGCTAGAGATTGTCCTAAAGATGATCGTCCTGAGATTGCGATTTTGGGTCGTTCTAATGTTGGCAAGTCTTCGCTTATCAATTGTTTGGTTCGTAAGAAAGAAGTTGCTCTTACTTCTAAGAAACctggtttgtgtttttattcctttcaatttggttataaaaatcgaaccttttaagttttggaaatctgaaagtttggatttttatttggtgAAACAGGGAAGACTCAGCTTATAAATCACTTCTTGGTGAATAAGAGTTGGTACATTGTGGATTTGCCTGGTTATGGGTATGTGTTTTGATC
It encodes the following:
- the bZIP6 gene encoding basic leucine-zipper 6 (basic leucine-zipper 6 (bZIP6); FUNCTIONS IN: DNA binding, sequence-specific DNA binding transcription factor activity; INVOLVED IN: regulation of transcription, DNA-dependent; LOCATED IN: nucleus; EXPRESSED IN: 24 plant structures; EXPRESSED DURING: 12 growth stages; CONTAINS InterPro DOMAIN/s: Basic-leucine zipper (bZIP) transcription factor (InterPro:IPR004827), bZIP transcription factor, bZIP-1 (InterPro:IPR011616); BEST Arabidopsis thaliana protein match is: basic leucine-zipper 7 (TAIR:AT4G37730.1); Has 1135 Blast hits to 1135 proteins in 79 species: Archae - 0; Bacteria - 0; Metazoa - 11; Fungi - 10; Plants - 1100; Viruses - 0; Other Eukaryotes - 14 (source: NCBI BLink).), which codes for MMSTVPAFTFTEPGLVNQLSDFQTGFTPWELNCSDLFSTIHLEPVVPSPCSGESDAGSVKINTDFNGFDESCIGSIKTNSGSDDSNLFHGVPSPQSDELDSKNTKIRSNATNHNRNKLNRSVLQVTDDRKRKRMESNRESAKRSRMRKQRHIDNLKDEANRLGLENRELANRLRIVLYNIALMCTDNNQLLSEQEILRRRFLEMRQILIFRQLQLNPSLIINHHHMI
- the PSK2 gene encoding phytosulfokine 2 precursor (phytosulfokine 2 precursor (PSK2); FUNCTIONS IN: growth factor activity; INVOLVED IN: cell proliferation, cell differentiation, organ morphogenesis; LOCATED IN: extracellular matrix; EXPRESSED IN: 21 plant structures; EXPRESSED DURING: 11 growth stages; CONTAINS InterPro DOMAIN/s: Phytosulfokine (InterPro:IPR009438); BEST Arabidopsis thaliana protein match is: phytosulfokine 6 precursor (TAIR:AT4G37720.1); Has 145 Blast hits to 145 proteins in 25 species: Archae - 0; Bacteria - 0; Metazoa - 0; Fungi - 0; Plants - 145; Viruses - 0; Other Eukaryotes - 0 (source: NCBI BLink).): MANVSALLTIALLLCSTLMCTARPEPAISISITTAADPCNMEKKIEGKLDDMHMVDENCGADDEDCLMRRTLVAHTDYIYTQKKKHP
- the EMB2001 gene encoding P-loop containing nucleoside triphosphate hydrolases superfamily protein (embryo defective 2001 (EMB2001); FUNCTIONS IN: GTP binding; INVOLVED IN: embryo development ending in seed dormancy; LOCATED IN: intracellular; EXPRESSED IN: 21 plant structures; EXPRESSED DURING: 13 growth stages; CONTAINS InterPro DOMAIN/s: GTP-binding protein, HSR1-related (InterPro:IPR002917), GTP-binding protein, ribosome biogenesis, YsxC (InterPro:IPR019987); BEST Arabidopsis thaliana protein match is: P-loop containing nucleoside triphosphate hydrolases superfamily protein (TAIR:AT5G11480.1); Has 7972 Blast hits to 7922 proteins in 2512 species: Archae - 103; Bacteria - 5806; Metazoa - 98; Fungi - 230; Plants - 215; Viruses - 0; Other Eukaryotes - 1520 (source: NCBI BLink).) — encoded protein: MVLLLRYRSLTINLTPLIPKSQKFHTLQSFRNPNFISIPKISASTNNPTTTTNRSISDATKFAKSVLFIPPGVEIEELTDDMVLPGSNIVIGPFAGHSQIKEVEFVKSSARARDCPKDDRPEIAILGRSNVGKSSLINCLVRKKEVALTSKKPGKTQLINHFLVNKSWYIVDLPGYGFAKVSDAAKTDWSAFTKGYFLNRDSLVCVLLLIDASVPPQKIDLDCANWLGRNNVPMTFVFTKCDKMKATKGKRPDENIKAFQQIIRENFKVHPPWILTSSVSGLGRDELLLHMSQLRNYWDQ